The proteins below are encoded in one region of Saccopteryx leptura isolate mSacLep1 chromosome 1, mSacLep1_pri_phased_curated, whole genome shotgun sequence:
- the LOC136388560 gene encoding mammaglobin-A-like, producing MKLLPVLVLAVLPFYCYAGSGCPLVSQVINQAIDPKVSDDQYIENFKPFIPDAEAEDAVRQAKQCFLQQSEKTLTNAQVMVDAIYNSVWCEPY from the exons ATGAAGCTGCTCCCAGTCCTCGTGCTCGCTGTCCTCCCCTTTTACTGCTACGCAG GTTCTGGCTGCCCACTTGTGAGCCAGGTGATCAATCAGGCAATTGACCCTAAAGTGAGCGATGATCAATACATAGAAAATTTCAAACCGTTTATACCGGATGCAGAAGCAGAAGACGCCGTAAGACAAGCGAAGCAGTGCTTTCTCCAGCAGAGTGAAAAAACTCTGACAAATGCCCAAGTGATGGTG gaTGCAATATACAATAGTGTTTGGTGTGAGCCATATTAA